TTCTCCAACGCCGTCAGCTGTAACAACAGTTGTACCAACCGAGAAACTTCCATCTGAGCCAACAGAGAAACTTACACCGGTGCCAACTAAAAAACATACAATTACGCCAGTATCAACAGTAACACCTACACCAATACTTGCGCAAACATTAACACCTGCGCAAACATCACAACAAGTATTTGAAATTGTTGAAGTTGTTCAAGATTTAGTGCGACAAGAAACAGAGCAAAAAGCAGAGCGCTTGTCTAAGGTCCTTGATGTTATTGACATGCTACGACAATTTTGAGTTTGAGTCGGAAATATTTATGTATTAGTGGATTTTATCAAATTTATGGTGCTGTAATATTATGCTTAGAGCCGAATTTCATAAGAAATTAATGTACGTATAGGCGGCCTGTGAGTTAAAAAATAAAAAGCCCAAACTCTTTATTGAGAGTTTGGGCTTTTTTAGTTTTTAAGTTTTAAAATGTAAATTTTATTGTTGTTCTACTTCTAACTCTAAAGCTTTTTTAAAGATGCTTGTTGCTGCATTGCCAAGAATAGGCCAATATATATCCATATCACAAGATCTTGCTACATGGCGATGTAAGACCCAAGAAATTTTTGATTCTGTACATGTTTTATGAGCAAGTTCATCTGCCGCTGTAGTGTAAACTGATTGTAAATTTTGAAAATTGTAATCACACTTTTCTTTTAAAACAGACAAAATTATTTCTGCATTTGGTAATTGTGCTACTTGAGGTACTAAATAATATTCTGATCCAAAGAGTGTTGAGCCAAGAAGCATTGAAAAAAGTATTTGGTATTTCATAGAAGTTCCTTTGAAAGTGTTGATGTGTAAATATAGTAAATATTATAATCTTTTTTAAAAAAATATGTAGATCTTTGCCAAATAGTAATTTTTTAATTGAATCTAAAAGTTGTTTCATTTAAAAAATTACGTCGATTTTTATGTTTTTAAAGATATATAGACTGAAGTTGTATTTAATTCAGTACGACTTCAGTCTATATATCTTTAATTTTAAAAGCGTCTTGGCGCTCGTTATCTTATAAGTTTACTGTACATCAGTAGTTGTTTCTGAGGATTCAGTTGAAGATTCAACGGTGTCTTGAGATTTTTTACAGCAATCGCAGCTTTTACCGCAAGTGTTACAACTTTTACCACAGCTGCAGCTTTTACCACATTTACCACAGTTGTTACAGTTTTTATCCTTGCAGCAATTACAGTTTCTGCCGCAGCTGTTGCAGCTCTTAGTTTCCATTGTTTGGTTTTCATTATTTGACTCTTCAGCAAAAAGATTTATTGAGACTAGGCCAGGAGCAATAAAGAAAAACATTATTAAGAATTGTATTTTTCTTTTAAAGAAATCGACTCCGGTATTATTATTTATATTTTTCATGTGCGTGTATCCTTTTTTTAGTTATTAGAAAAATTAATTATTTTTATTGGATTGAATCTAAAAAACAGAGGTTTGCTTTGTCAAGATAAAAAGGAATTGATACGTTTTTAAAAGGTCTACAAGAAGTGACAGGGAGTAAGGTTACTTACGAAATAAATAAACTTGATACAGTCAATGTAATCTACGATATACTACGACGTGGATAGTTGAACGCATATTTTTTCGCAATGTGAAAGTTTAGTATGATTATCATCTTAACTGGTCCAATAGGTTCTGGAAAAACCGATGCATCTTGGGAATTGTTAAAAATTTTTAACAACATGGTATTTCTAGATTGCGATTGGTTTGCAGCGATGCAGCCATTTTCGTGGGATAAAAAATCTGATGTGGCCATGGTGTACCAAGCTATGGCGCAGATGATTGAGTTTTACCAAAAAACGGGTAAAACGAGGTTTGTGGTAACGATGACTAGTCAAATGGCGGTACTTTTCAGTGAGTTTCAATCGGTCTTAAATCCAAATAATTTGCCGGTACGTGCCTTTCGTCTGCGTTGCAGTGACCAGCAGCTTCTGGCACGCATTGATGTACGCAACCGAGCAAACAAAAAACAAGAAGAAATTATTGCTACTCGGCAGCAAAAATTATTTGATACTATCTTTAGCGCCAACATTCCATTTATGAAAGTTGATGTCAGCAACTTAAATCAGCAAGAAGTGGTTCGTAAAATAAGAACCATGATCAATGAGTATGAAAAATTACAAAAGTCGACGATTTATTAATCGTCGTCCTCGACATGATCCAGTCTACGTTGTAATATTCGTTTGTTGTCGTTCGTCCCGACCGTGTCCGCCATAGCTGCAAGCGACGGCTGGAGTGTTCTGCCTTAGCATAATGTATCGAGGGATATAGGAGCTACGACCGACAGGCCGGGGATCCAGCAATAAAATTTCCTTTTAATTTTATGCATATTATTTTCTCAAACTGAAAAAAGAACCTTATTTTTTTAAGTAAGTGTACTTGTTGTATCAATGATTGTTTTTAATGCTTGTGCTAACTGTGCAGCTGGGCCATATCCGATATAATGGACAAACATAACGCGTGGATTTTCTAAAATCATATGGTTATGAATTGCTACCACATCAATGCCGTTATTTTTAAATGATTTTAAAGCGTTTTAGAAATTTAAAGAACCTTGAAGGCCAACGCTCCAGAGCTGAATAGCATTATTTGTTTTACCAGTAAATTCTGCGCTACCGATCACAGCAAGTGACGGCATATGACAATGCTGCGTCCATGTGTATCCAGCTTGGCCAAAAACTTTTCCAGTAAATGCACGTGATGCTTGCGCACCAGCGATATTAAGCGCTTCACATACGTTTTCAGGAATACGGTTTTCTGAAAGACGCCCATCTTTAATTCCATCAGGAAGATCTGCGTAAGAAGGAGCAATGACACCTGTTCCAGCAGTACCTGATTGTGCAAGTGGAATAGCACCAATTAATTGTACAGGATCTCGTGATTTGTTAATTTTTGCTAAAGGTTCGCAATAGAATGTATCAATTGGATTAGAATATGCCAAAGTTTTAACAACTAGCTCACCATTAATAGAGTATCTACTTACTTGACGACCTACTACAGCATAATCATTAAGATTTGGTCTTCCCTGATCAACAGCTCCTGCTATATCAATTTGCAATTTTTCTCGTGAACGACCCCAGAACTCACCACCAAGAGCAGCGTTCCAATTTTCACAATGGTAATCAATAGCCATAGCAAGTGAACCTTCAACAGCTATATTTGAAATAACAGGTAGTGTGGTGATGTTAATTGCTGGATGAAGTCTGTTTGCTAACATAATTTGTGTATCATTTTGAGGAGTCGTAGAGCTTCCAGAACTATAAGCTGGAGCATAATGCTGCACTAATAAATATTTAGAACCAGGTCCGTTTGCGGCTAAATCAAATGATCTATAGTTTGGAGTTCTGCCTGGAAATAAATGAAGCACTTCACCTTGCACAGCAACGCTCAAATTTCTTGTCTGGTCATGATTTTCCCAGACTCTGTATGATCCACAAATTTCACCACCAAGTCCCCATGCACCAGCTCTACCAAAAATTGGCTGAAGCATATACACCGCATTTGGAACGTTACCTGTTGGCATTGATGCTTTAACACCTAGGCCAAAGAAACCTTTTTCACTCATGTAGGCATTGTAACCAACAGATGCTGTGATATCGCCTAAGCGAATTGTTACTTCTTTGCATGGAGCAATACGACCTTTACGAATATGAATAACTTTATCTTCGTATCCATCTAAAGAGTTACCTAGTACACCACCAAAGAAATATTGTGAAACTGATTGTATGCGATCAAGTGGTACTGGATATGCTTTGAATTCATACGTGATGTCTGATGATGGATTGAGTATTCCGCCATCAGCTGTTGTTTGTGAAAAGCTCACTGAGTTGTTTGACTGCGCAACCATTAATTCTTTAAAATTGGGTGTTACAATCATTGCACCAAGTGGAGCATGAGCTCTGAAATAAAATCCGCGGTCCTGCTTGCTGTGCACATAGTACAGACTCATATCGGTACCAACGTGTTGTATCGTTGGATTTAACTGAATAATTCCTGCAATGCCATCTGCATTGGTTACGACATTACCAAGGCCTAATTGGTATGCATCAATATCAGCTTTTCCATCATTGTTACCAATGGTCATTTGATTTGTTCCTGACCAAAATGGCATAGAGCCTAAATTTTTACATGAGCCACATTTTTGACCAAAATTTTGCATATATTCAGTGAAAGCAGAAATGTTAAGATGATGTTCTTTATTTTCATCTCCAAAATCCTGCACGTACGTATATTGATTTTGGAAAAGATCGTGTGTTTGATACGATACAAATGAACGAGGCAACCATGTGTTTTTGGCAATTGAGCAAGGCGTGTCACACTCAACTGGTTGACAACAATCTGTTACGCAGCAGTCCCCGTAAGCGAGTGCGCTCATGAGTATTAGATATAATTTTAGAATTTTAGACTTCATTTTTGATTCCTTTTTTATTTGGTCATAAAGTATTATTTTTCGTACGTTTGTTCAAAAATCAATGAAGCTGCAAATCTCTGGTGCCTTTTTTGTTTTGAACTTTGAATTTTCTTGCATACTAAAAAAAAATAATATTTTATTCTAGCCTAAAACTCGAATTCGATATTAAAAAACATCTAATATTGAATTTTTGCTACTTACACAAATAATTGTCGAATCATTTTGAGCAAATCACCTTTGCCTGTGTCGCCAGAATTTAATCTTTCGATGCATTCTTGCGGACTGAGCCAAAAATACCCACAAAAATCTTGGGTGTTGTAAGCATCAACTTGATTGAGGCGGATGACGTACACTTGCATGAAAGCAGAGGTGCCATGATCATGAGGGTTGAGCTTGCCTATCATTTCATAGGCAATACTGTTTGCATCTAAACCAAGTTCTTCGTAAAGTTCACGTTTGAATGCTTGCTCGTATGTTTCTCCAGACTCAACATGGCCACCCATGCTTGCGTCCAGGCATAAAGGAAAAATGCGTTTTGTTTTAGTACGGCGAGGAATCCACAATTGACCTTGGTCGTTGATAACAAAAGCGTTGACGACGCGAAAGTTTGATAATTTTTGCGCGTAGACTTCTGATCGTGGCAATTGCCCAATGACCATATCGTCAGTGGAAACTAAATCTAATATTTCATCTGACATATCATTATCCTTATAATTTTCTTGTCTCGGCAGCCTGCCCGGCGTAGCCTTGCGCGAAGCCTGGGTAGCCTTTGTGCGAAGCCGGATCTTTTAAATCACTTACTACTTGTGTCAATTGCGGATAGTTCATTGGTTCAGCTTCAATGATGCTTTCACAAATATGTATCGCTTGTGATAGTTTCATTTTTTTAAAATGAATAATTCGCTTTTCGTCAAATACTTCCATAGGATAATTCATGTTGTCAGAAACTTCTAACGTATCTTTTAAGAGTTCTGAATAACACCATCTATTTAAGAATTTATTATATTCTTTGTCTAGCGGGCACAGGACCATTATTTCATTATTTTCTACGGTGTTTTCAGACTGCTGCAATCCAGATTGGTCCAATTTAGATTGTTCTAATGAATACAACAAAACTTGCGACAATAAAGCATCGACAGAATAATAACAATAATATTCTTCGCCTTCTCTTTTTAGCCAATACGCATGTTTTTCATTATCAGCGATTTCAATACTGTTGAGTGTGTCAAATAAGTTTTTAATTTGTTCGTATAGTATTCCGAAAATTCGATAATCTAACAGACTTGTTTCGCTATCAACTGCAATTATATAACGAGATGGATCAAAATCATGCTGCTTAAGAATGTTTCTTAATGCAGCCTTTTTAGATTTTGAAGTAAAACGTAACGGAATTCCAAATTCAAGCACTTCACAATTTTTTTCAATTGCAGAGTC
This window of the Candidatus Babeliales bacterium genome carries:
- a CDS encoding AAA family ATPase; amino-acid sequence: MIIILTGPIGSGKTDASWELLKIFNNMVFLDCDWFAAMQPFSWDKKSDVAMVYQAMAQMIEFYQKTGKTRFVVTMTSQMAVLFSEFQSVLNPNNLPVRAFRLRCSDQQLLARIDVRNRANKKQEEIIATRQQKLFDTIFSANIPFMKVDVSNLNQQEVVRKIRTMINEYEKLQKSTIY
- a CDS encoding NUDIX hydrolase, which translates into the protein MSDEILDLVSTDDMVIGQLPRSEVYAQKLSNFRVVNAFVINDQGQLWIPRRTKTKRIFPLCLDASMGGHVESGETYEQAFKRELYEELGLDANSIAYEMIGKLNPHDHGTSAFMQVYVIRLNQVDAYNTQDFCGYFWLSPQECIERLNSGDTGKGDLLKMIRQLFV